The window TTAGttctaatatttgaaaatcaatgtatttcaccatattaaactaaaaatgaaaaatcatctcAGTAGACTCAGAGAAAGCACTTGTCAAATCCaactttatttctgaaaaaagtCAGCAAACTAGGAAGAAAAGTTCCTCACTTACAAAGAGCATATATAAAAAGTCTACAGCTATcatcacacttaatggtgaaagactgagcACTTTCTTCCTAAGATCAGAACAAGACAAATAGGTCTACTCTCACCATTTCTATTTAACACTGTACTGGGAATTAAATCCagcacaataagaaaaaaaaaaacccccaaagattagaaaggaagaagtaaaactgtattcacaaatgacataatCTTCATATAAAAAATCCAATGGAATCTATTTAAAAAGCCAATGGAATAAGTGAGCATACCCTACCTGATAGAAAAGatcaatttacaaaaattaatcatTTCTATATAGTAGCAACAgtcaaaaacacaaatttgaaaaacCGTTTCAATAccatcaaaaaatacaaaatacactatgttgtacacctgaaataatgtatattgtatatcatctatacttcaatttaaaaaatgttagaaaatatatatgaaatatgtaagGATAACCATGACAAAAGATGTACAAGATTTaccaaatgaaaactacaaaatattgctgagaaaaataaaagaaaatctaaataaatggagactaCAGCATATTCATAGGTTGGAAGACACAACATCACTAAGATAGTAATTCtcgggacacctggtggctcaggtggttaaacgtctgacttttggttttggctcaggtcctgatttcatgggtcatgggatccagccccaagatgggactccaagctgagcaggaATCTGCTTGGATATGTTCTCCATCtacctcttcccctccttctgtgtgtgctcactctctctctctctaaaataagtaaataaatctttttttttttttttaagatggtaaTGTTCCTCAAAGTGACCTAAATACGATCtcaaattctcaagcagacttttGGAAAAGctgacaagctaattctaaaattaatatagaaatgaaaaagacaggcagcccgggtggctcagcggtttggagcctgcctttggccaggggcgcgatcctggagtcccaggatcgagtcctgcgtcagactcccagcgtggagcctgcttctgcctcctcctgtgtctctgcctctctctgtatgtgtctatcgtgaatagataaataaataaatctttaaataaataaatataaatatgtactgCCTGTAATATGTCAACTATTCCACAGCacatcagctttttaaaaatatagtcttaaCCAGTAATTAATAatccttcaaataaatacaaactggACCCAAATTCGTTCACATAAAACTATTCCCTGTTAATAATGTGCATTTTAGTCATAAAATTCATAGGGCATCCTTACTTCTAAACTATTAAGAAAGACTGATTTAAACTGGCAAAATTCAGTAAATcgtaaagaaaacaaatgtcttaTTGGAGCAAAAGAGCTCTGAACAACTCAAgtattgtttcatttaaaaaacttacaaggactaaaaagaataacaaattatGTAAATTGTTGCTTTTACTCTAAGTAGgactaaacaaaaataacaatgtttATTGTTATTTCCTCCCTAGTATCATAACTGCTGCTATAGTTTCATAATCAGTCCTTTAAAACAGATTAAAGCTGAGCAGGGCAAAGAGAAAGCAGCAACTGTTTCCCATGTGGAGAAATGCTCTCTAAATGAGAAGTTAAAGAGAAATGTCTGGGGCCTTTCCCTGAATCCCTTAGCACCTAGACAATCACCGCAAACCTCTTTTCCTCATCAAAGCCTAATGGGAGTTAGAAACAATCCAATTTCATTAAAGGAAACCTGCCGAGGAACCTAAAGAGCAGAGTTCCTCAATTAGCATATGACTTTCTGCCTCCTGGTTTGTACCCAAGCTCTCCAATCTACCAAATGCtccaacaatatttattttaaagattttttttaacttcctgctATATCAGCCTACTTCATTACTTGTCCTTTTCCTTATAGTCCCTATAGTATTTATGTTGATATTCTCAGCCTAGCATTCACGCTGAAATCAGAACCTGATTTAGAGAAGTAACATGATGCAGTGCTGTGGAAGGAATAtgagctttggaatcagacagacatGAGTCCATATTTTGGTCCTAATACATATTGCCTTATAACTTAAGTAAACTCCCTGAGCCACAATTTTCTCATCAGTAGAAGAGCCAAACCATCTTTCTCATCGGATAACTGGTATTAAATGACATAAGGCATGTGACTTATTTGACACATATGAGGGGAGGGGGCTCCATAAATAATaacccccttcctcttcttcactTTCTAATTAGAAGGCATTTTCTGAGGCAAGCTACCTCTATTAGCCCTTATCAGCCAGGTGATTTCCATCCATGACATTTTCACTGTACTTTGTGCCACATTAAAGTCCTTCCCCGCCCATGTCTCTTTGCTGACATCCGTGCATCCCAGAAGCAGATGTACTGGGATATAAGAAAGGAATTGAAAGTAGTTGGATGGTActcccatgttcatagcagcagcatcattcacaatagctaaaatgtggacCCAGCCCAAGTGTTCACCAACAGAGGAACAGATaggcaaaatgtggtatatacatataaggGAAAATTATTCAACCTTTAAAAAGAGGAAGTTCTGACTTATGCtacgacatggatgaaccttaagaATACTACGCTAAATGGAATAAGCCAGTCCCAGAAAGATACTGTTTAATTCCACTTCTGAGGTACTCAGAGTACCCAAAAATCATAGAGACAaaaggtagaatggtggttgccagaagctgggGAGAGGAATATGAAGTTTAACAGGCACAGAGTTTCAATTTTACAAGATGGAAACCAGttatggagatggatggtggtgatgtttgcacattatgaatgtatttaataccactgaactatacacttaaaaatggttaagatgtggggcacctgggtggctcagtggttgagcatctgccttcagctcaaggtgatccgcgggtcccaggatcaagtcctgcatctagctccctacagggagcttgcttctccctctgcctgtctctacctctctctctctctatgtctctcatgaatatattaaacctaaaaaaaataaaaaaaaaaagactaagatgttaaattttaccacaataaaaaaaaaacagaagaataagtTTCTTTTAACTAACAGTAAACTAAACCTGACCACTTTCCAGCCTCAATGTGAGAATCAATCACATAATTACAACTCTCAGGCATCAAGTTCTTGCTATGGTTCCAAATAAAATGCTGTCTGAAAAGTCCTCATCAAATCCTTCTATGTCCCATAATGTGACACAACGGAGCATCTTGTGCAGCTCCAATACCCTCCATCTAATAAAGAACATTCATCTAACAACAAGAATTCTGGCCATCTCTCTGACATTGCCAGTAATGGCACAGATGGCTGGACCTCAAAGGGATCAATGGAGCTATTCCAGGCCCACTCACAGTCCGACTTATTTATGCATTAAGCATACTCCccacataaaacttaaaaattttctgAAGGTTCCAAAGGACGTTCTAAAAACTGGATTCTATAAGGCTGGTTCTACAACACTATAGGAATCCAAAGTCTAGGATAAATTGGGAAACTGCAAATAAAAGTTTACCAATCTCCCTCAAGAAAATGCTTTGTTATACTTTTTTGTACTTAAAATATTGAGCCATCTCAAAATCATTTCCAATCCAATGCCCAAAATCAACTGGTCTGAAGGCATTCTGAGGTGAGCACTATAAAATGTGCCACGAATATGACtcttaaaaaacatttacagagggatgactgggtggctcagcggttgggcacctgcctttggctcgggtcgtgatgcccagatccgggatcgagtcccacgtcaggctccctgcgaggagcttgcttctccctctgcctatgtctcagcctctcctcccaatctgtctctcataagtaaataaatctttaaaaaaaaaaaaaaacatttacagcAATAACTCAAATGTACTAAAAGCTGGGGGTGGGTGACAGTAGAAATAGGGAGTTGTTCAACAGgtatagagttttagttttgtaaaataaaatttaaaaaaacggCCTAGTGTAAATATAGTTAACAtcactgtacacttaaaaatggttaagagggtaagttttatgtgttttcattactacaattaaaaagaaacaatcacagggcacctgggcagtGCAGCTGGTTAAGTGTTAAACATTaagactcttggtttaggctcaggtcgtgatctcaggatcctccAGCACTGcctccagctccacactcagtggagtctgcttaagactctctctctctctggccctccccccaacacacacacatacacacactcttgcttcctctaataaataaataaacaaataaatctttaaaagaaagagtcACAGAAGTTAGTGCCCTAGTGGTCATACTGATGCGAACATTTCAAATCAACTAGCTTCTATTATCCAATACTAATCTCTAAAATTCCTTTagtcccaattaaaaaaaaaaagtagatatcTTGCTGGTAGGATATAAGCTTCTCCAACTAGAATAAAGCTGTGGGAGTATGTTTAGGAAATAAGAAGACAATACAAATACTAAGCAATGGTAGAAATACAAAGTAGACTATTTAAACCCAATCTGTGTACACCACCATCTGCAATGCAGATGTAAGTAAAGTCTCTAAGTAAAACTGTATAGAGGCTTCTCCTtactccaaagataaagaaaaactcaACCTGCTTATAAAGCCCAGCACCCGCCTCTCCAGCCCCCTCTCCTGCCAGATTCTTCAACACTCTTCCTATTCTCTACATAGAGCTGTACCCTGTATCCCCAGTCCTCCCCAAGAACCCCACCATCTTTGCCCTTGCTGTTTGCTGACTGGAATACTCTTCCTTTCCTGTGCATCCTTCAGATCTTAGTTCAAATGTCATTCTTGTGACTTCCCTAAATCAAAAAGTGTCAGTTGGAGTTTTACATTCATGTGATTATTTGGTATCGTCTGCTGAAGACAGGGGCCAGAGATGCATCCACTCTCTCCGTTTCCATAATAATGATGTACCCAATAAGCACTCATATATTTGTTGAACAAGTGAATAAATGGTCTCTACACCTGTAAGAAAGCAATGAAACATCGTTAAGAGGTTTCCTTAATGAATCACTTGAGGATGTCCAAAGCAATTGAACCTAAAATCCCTACTCAactcctaaggaaaaaaaaaaagtcaattcagGTGTCTGCATAAATTTCTCTGGCCCTTCCACGTCACTTGGCAAATGCTGAGCATAAGGCTGATAagtaaaacacacaaatacacacacatcatGGATAAAGCAGAATTACTCCTTGCTGAGCAActtgttttttgtatttctttatacaATGCCTgctacatggggggggggggcactctggaaatatctgtcaaatgaataaagagCAACATTTCACAAGACTTTTAGGTATTTATGAATCAGTGACTAACTCTACTGAAAAATGAAGtgatttgggcagccccggtgacccGGCGGTTTTAgtgcagcctttggcccagggtgtgatcctggggtcccggggtcgagtcccacgtcgggctccctgtacggagcctgcttctcccctctgcctgtctctgtctctctctctatgtgtgtcatgaataaataaataaaacctttaaaaaaaaaactgtggtgaTTCATATGAAAGTAAGACCATCACCGAACCAAAGGAGCGCATCTCTTAATCGGCAAAGTCCCCTGCTAGTAGCTATATTCATTTAGATCTCGTACTAAGAGTGGAAGAAATAGATACTGCAATCAAGTGACTGTAGAGCTTTAAATAAAAGCTACAAAGTGTCACTTGGAACTACTTCCCAAAATGCTTAAGAACATAAGAAACTCTTTAGAATTCCCAGTCCCCTCCAATACAAATACAAACTGTATTTATACTTCAGAGATATAACCCATAAACATAATACAGAGAACTCCAGCCCACACTGACCTCTCCTCCCTCTGATTTTGCATTTAAACAATGCTGCTTTATAGTTTTCCCACTAATTTAATGAAAACACTCTCTTGTTTTATATCCCTTCGTGTACGTGAAACACTGTGGGTGCTTATTAAATGCTTACTGAACTTACATGAAATCATATTGAATAGTGGATTTTAGTATAGAAattcctgccaaaaaaaaaaaaaaagaaaagaaattcctgcCAATGTCATTCCTGAAAACTGTTCACATGCCTCACTTTTAGCTCCATCATTAGATCAAATATAAAGCGGTTACCTGACAATGTCTATATTATTGTCTTCTTAGGACCACACCTACAAACTCAATTAAGGGAGGTTTTCTGGGGGTTGGGTATCTTTTCAAGTGTAAGTCAGAGATCCTAACAAACACCTGCCCTTACTTTCTTTGAAGTAGTGATTTCACTtgatattccccccccccccaaaaaaaaaaaaaactcagtccCGGGGAGAGTCCCTTCTGTAGGAAACTGGACGAGACAAAAATCTAAGTAAACTACCTAATCCCTAACCGCGCATCCCTTAAAACAGAAAACCTAACCCTGCGGAAAAGGATCAGTTCAAGATGTTCAGTTACATCCGTCTCCACCATCAACAAAGCGGGTAAGAGAACATCGCTCTGGAAAGCGCAAAGTAGCAAACGTCAAGGATCCTTAGTTAAGCGGCTGCTGTTCGGGGCTCCTCAAACGCTCCATCCCACACATCCGTATCAGGACCCGTGAGAACGCGTCCACAGGTGACCGAGCCTCGGGAAGCGTCCGCTCGGCAGCAACAGGCTCTGTTTAATTCTGGTTTTCCCATCCGCCCTAAGGGGagggggcggcaggggcgggccggggcgggagccgaggggccgggcgggccggggcgggtcCGGTCGGCGGGGAGCTGGGGGCTCGCGGTGGGCAGGTGCGACGCCGGAGCCGGGCAGCGATGCCAGAGGCGGAGGGCGCacgcccggggccgccgccgctgAGTGCCGCGGGCGCCCGGCGGCCCAGACCCAGGGCCGGTCGCGGGAAGGGGGTCGAGGTGGGGCGCGCGGGACGGGGGCGGGGAGGCCTCACCGTTGCTCGCGGGAGGCTGGCGCCGCGGCGGTCCCGCAGTTGCTAAGGAGAATGCTCTTCCGGGTCAGGGGCGCGGCGGGGTAGCGGCGACGGTGGCCGGCCGGGGCCAAGAGCGGCGCGCGCTGCtgcagcgcggcggcggcggcggcggtggtcGCCGGTCTCGCggctgcgcggggcggggcggggcctggctgGGGGCTCGCGGGACTTTTGTGACCTCGCGTCGCGGGGGCGACGGGCTATGGCCGGTCACTCTAGCCAGGCGACCTCTGAGAAAGCCTTCCCGCCGGCCCGCGGGCGCCTCGGCCCCCTGCTCCGGAGCCAGGCCGCTGCGGGGGATGCTGAGCCCGCCCGGCCCGGGCTCTCGCCTCGCTTCTCGGCTCTTCCCTGGGACACGGTTTTACTTATTCCTTCTTTCGTTTACTAGGCACTCGGTTGTTGGGCACCTGCTGAGGGAAGGCTCCGGGGGCTGGGCCGGCCCTGCAGGTGCCGATGCTCCGGGGCTGGGCTGGCCCTGCAGGTGCCGATGCCCCGGGGCTGGGCTGGCCCTGCAGGTGCCGATGCCCCGGGGCTGGGCTGGCCCTGCAGATGCACAGAGGGGCGACCTAGGCGGGGTCCCTGCAGGATGCACCCAGACCGAGAGCCGGCAGGCGGACGGCTGCTGCTTCCCCAGGGTGATACGTACAGGCCGCGGGGTCCACCCAGAcccgggggccggcggggggcggggggttaaGCTGATGGTGGAGACTGAAGGACTGGGAGGAGTGTTTCACGTGAGAAACCGCCTTCCAGGGAGGTCAGTGTGGCCTGCCCAGGGAAGTGtgtagagaagaaaggagggagccCAAGAAAACATCAAATGTGTAGGTgtgaacaaaggaaaaggaaccTCCAAAGAGCAAAGCAGGATGTTCGGTTGAAGGACTGTTGAGAAGACAGCAGGAAACGAAAGAATTCCAGTAAGGACGTGGTCACCAATGTCCGATGATGTGGCCATCACATGCCCAAGGATGAcgataaaaaattttttaaaaaaatcaaagtttatgAATAAGGTGTCAAAGTGGACAGTGGCTTGAATCTGTGTAGTGAAGGAGTCCACCACCATATGGTCCATATTAAAACAAGGGGAAAAGATACATTAAATTGTTCCTGAATGCATTAatgtttttgaaagtattttgtaaaCTCCAGAATTCCTCTACTAATACTTACTGATATCTCtactaattctttttcttttttttttttttttaagatttatttattttagcgagagagagcatgtgcaggaGGAgccgcagagggagagaaactcaggcagactctgctAAGCCTGGAATCCGACACTGGGCTCAATTCcgtgaccctgagaccacgacctgagcttgaaatcaagagtcagacgcttaagaactgagccagccaggctctacTAATTCTTGAaggtggaaaatattttttttttaatcttgcatGTATGGTGCTTGCAACACATAAAGGCCTCAATTGATGTTTGCTTAAAGAATAAATGAACCCATGAGCCTAtttgtcttttaagatttatttgagagaaagagggaaacagaatgtgaccaagggaaggggcagaaggaaagtgagactcctcaagcagacacgtgtacatacaacacacacacacacacacacacataccctgagcacagagcctgacctgggtcttgatcccaagaccctgagataacAACCtcagccaacatcaagagtcagaagctttactaactgagcca is drawn from Vulpes lagopus strain Blue_001 chromosome 8, ASM1834538v1, whole genome shotgun sequence and contains these coding sequences:
- the LOC121497070 gene encoding translation initiation factor IF-2-like: MPEAEGARPGPPPLSAAGARRPRPRAGRGKGVEGRGGVAATVAGRGQERRALLQRGGGGGGGRRSRGCAGRGGAWLGARGTFVTSRRGGDGLWPVTLARRPLRKPSRRPAGASAPCSGARPLRGMLSPPGPGSRLASRLFPGTRFIYFSEREHVQEEPQRERNSGRLC